From Aspergillus chevalieri M1 DNA, chromosome 4, nearly complete sequence, a single genomic window includes:
- the usgS gene encoding transmembrane protein UsgS (COG:S;~EggNog:ENOG410PIEN;~TransMembrane:5 (i38-67o87-106i175-194o214-235i269-294o)), which yields MANFEPNAIIRGAQLTAVGTVRALRNAELFKYDHFRQAALAVAVGVIIHVIIQIPIIGLKFIIWIASIFVDMQEATWDDTILNGINYLNKSVLQVPFLLMTLMRYVTPTLDEIFMESLKWVDQTYVQKHKAEDPSTLRAMYYPNLSQYSTKGSSSSSKPIGKSVMLFVQRYGRKVAMLFGVYLLSLLPVVGRFVMPAVSFYTFKQNVGTTPAAVIFGTGLVLPKRFIVTFLHTYFASRSLMRELLEPYFCRVPFTPEQKRRWFKDRQGVLFGFAFAFTVVIKTPFIGVLMYGVAEASTAYLITKITDPPPTPDEGPQFAETQVRWKNKHDFLHLSLENIDRLNLPSHHKGEETESPGFPGKKFS from the exons ATGGCCAACTTTGAGCCCAACGCCATTATCCGTGGCGCTCAGCTGACGGCTGTGGGAA CCGTCAGGGCACTTCGAAATGCTGAACTCTTCAAATATGATCATTTCCGGCAAGCAGCTCTTGCAGTTGCCGTGGGTGTGATTATCCATGTCATCATTCAGATTCCG ATTATCGGCCTCAAATTCATTATCTGGATCGCATCTATTTTTGTCGATATGCAGGAAGCGACCTGGGATGATACTATTCTGAACGGCATCAATTATTTGAACAAATCCGTCCTCCAGGTCCCCTTCTTGCTCATGACTTTGATGCGATACGTTACTCCGACGTTGGATGAGAT TTTCATGGAATCTCTCAAATGGGTTGATCAAACCTACGTCCAGAAGCACAAGGCCGAAGACCCCAGCACTCTTCGAGCCATGTACTATCCAAACCTGTCCCAGTACTCGACCAAAGGAAGTTCCAGTAGCTCGAAACCGATTGGAAAGTCCGTCATGTTATTCGTTCAGAGATACGGCCGCAAGGTTGCGATGCTTTTCGGTGTATATCTCCTCTCGCTTCTCCCGGTCGTCGGCCGATTCGTCATGCCCGCTGTTAGTTTCTACACGTTCAAGCAGAATGTGGGGACTACTCCTGCGGCCGTCATCTTTGGTACGGGACTTGTGCTTCCGAAGAGATTCATCGTTACTTTTCTGCATACCTACTTTGCATCGCGCAGCTTGATGCGCGAACTT CTTGAACCCTATTTCTGCCGCGTCCCCTTCACTCCTGAGCAAAAGCGCCGCTGGTTCAAGGACCGTCAGGGCGTGCTGTTCGgctttgcttttgccttcaCCGTCGTCATCAAAACTCCCTTCATCGGCGTTCTCATGTACGGTGTCGCAGAAGCATCTACCGCTTATCTCATCACCAAGATCACAGACCCGCCGCCAACTCCCGATGAGGGCCCGCAGTTCGCTGAGACGCAAGTGCGGTGGAAGAACAAGCATGACTTCCTGCACCTATCGTTGGAGAACATTGATAGGCTCAATTTACCGTCTCATCATAAGGGGGAGGAGACTGAGTCTCCTGGGTTCCCGGGAAAGAAGTTCTCTTGA
- a CDS encoding uncharacterized protein (COG:S;~EggNog:ENOG410PQID;~InterPro:IPR024758;~PFAM:PF12634;~TransMembrane:1 (o454-474i);~go_component: GO:0005780 - extrinsic component of intraperoxisomal membrane [Evidence IEA];~go_process: GO:0045033 - peroxisome inheritance [Evidence IEA]), translating to MSDFSNAPSVRIQPPRRSATLPSKLSLQKQRSSDSLRPSEDDLFFHPCAKVVHFAPRALAPIPSSTAPSDFDYPVDTIETLPWRSPTERTVAFAPLRLQNVHGLTVFLKCGGVVHAILKNSQCWCVDGESTFVLRVRPLTYYRIELPSSTENNENYVIQLKNVLPRILRYEITPCPFQRGFTVEIPEEFKMKKRRKAWRPKGRRESAPASSTASQGSSPKGDEDGCKGISVMKRGSACTVLETIPDENQLLSPTSVPEGWNIPRRSITDTQSFQTLLARFDNTKAESQVDPDTSYSSSADSFHSMDDYMHPESSARSTSTSPSSVDHNELDQDQHYEPGKFFKDVDYSDNRPSTSYSDGSLSQAPESPTTRRKPESTPLKIPATSTEKPSALSPIEANKDKMSREFRRRAKASTEREISPMPPPSALRRSNSFRKNDAKSIVQKTCTVVLVPSVQLLIILIHIAAQIVIGPALISMGEAHQGLEYQAPDSEDTVDDFDLPLQRSDSQDKKYDVWALD from the coding sequence ATGTCTGATTTCTCGAATGCGCCTTCGGTCCGAATACAGCCTCCTCGCCGTTCTGCTACCCTTCCTTCTAAACTTAGCCTTCAAAAGCAACGCAGTTCCGACTCGCTGAGGCCCTCAGAAGACGACCTTTTCTTTCACCCATGCGCCAAGGTCGTTCATTTTGCTCCTAGAGCTCTAGCCCCAATCCCGTCCAGCACGGCTCCATCCGATTTCGACTACCCGGTTGATACTATTGAGACCCTACCATGGCGATCGCCCACTGAGAGGACGGTTGCGTTTGCGCCCTTGAGACTGCAGAATGTGCACGGCTTGACTGTGTTTTTGAAGTGTGGCGGTGTGGTGCATGCAATCCTCAAGAACTCTCAGTGTTGGTGTGTCGATGGCGAGTCTACGTTTGTTCTGCGTGTTCGACCGCTCACTTATTATCGCATCGAATTGCCTAGCTCGACAGAGAATAATGAGAACTACGTCATACAATTGAAAAATGTCTTGCCTAGAATCCTGCGTTACGAGATCACGCCCTGTCCCTTCCAAAGGGGGTTTACCGTCGAGATACCGGAAGAGTtcaagatgaagaagcgCAGAAAGGCATGGCGTCCCAAGGGTCGAAGGGAGAGTGCGCCTGCCTCGTCGACTGCTTCTCAAGGGTCAAGCCCAAAGGGCGACGAGGATGGGTGCAAGGGCATCAGCGTCATGAAAAGGGGCAGTGCTTGTACGGTTTTGGAGACAATTCCAGACGAGAATCAGTTGCTCTCCCCTACAAGTGTCCCTGAAGGCTGGAATATACCTCGGCGCTCAATCACCGACACACAAAGCTTCCAAACCTTGCTGGCGAGGTTCGACAATACCAAAGCAGAATCGCAGGTCGATCCTGACACATCATATTCTTCAAGCGCCGATTCTTTTCATTCAATGGATGATTACATGCATCCTGAGTCTAGTGCACGTTCAACTTCTACTTCTCCATCGTCCGTCGACCACAACGAACTTGACCAGGATCAGCACTACGAACCTGGGAAATTCTTCAAGGATGTGGATTATTCTGACAATCGTCCTTCCACTAGCTACTCGGATGGAAGTTTGTCCCAAGCACCTGAGTCCCCTACAACTCGTCGGAAGCCGGAATCCACGCCATTAAAGATTCCAGCTACCTCGACTGAGAAACCAAGCGCCCTCTCACCAATTGAGGCGAATAAAGACAAAATGAGCAGGGAATTCCGACGTCGTGCCAAAGCATCAACAGAGAGAGAAATCTCTCCAATGCCTCCACCGTCCGCCTTGCGCCGGTCAAACTCATTTAGGAAGAACGATGCAAAGTCTATTGTCCAGAAGACCTGCACAGTCGTTCTGGTGCCATCTGTTCAGTTGCTGATCATTCTTATTCACATTGCGGCGCAGATTGTCATTGGTCCTGCCTTGATCTCCATGGGTGAAGCCCACCAGGGACTTGAATATCAAGCGCCTGACTCTGAAGACACGGTGGATGATTTTGATCTCCCCCTTCAGCGCTCGGACTCCCAAGATAAAAAGTATGATGTTTGGGCACTGGACTGA
- a CDS encoding signal recognition particle 14 kDa protein (COG:U;~EggNog:ENOG410PR8H;~InterPro:IPR003210,IPR009018;~PFAM:PF02290;~go_component: GO:0005786 - signal recognition particle, endoplasmic reticulum targeting [Evidence IEA];~go_component: GO:0048500 - signal recognition particle [Evidence IEA];~go_function: GO:0008312 - 7S RNA binding [Evidence IEA];~go_function: GO:0030942 - endoplasmic reticulum signal peptide binding [Evidence IEA];~go_process: GO:0006614 - SRP-dependent cotranslational protein targeting to membrane [Evidence IEA]), whose translation MAPHLSNEEFFASLTTLLSTTSQKTRGSVYLTQKPLLNTTTSTNGDDPSPVSRPSILIRATDGNTNAPNPKNPKNKIEKSKAKSSKVKISTVVAPEELEGFYGRYAEICKAGMTGLKKRDRKRGKAKGKGGAGKGAKA comes from the exons ATGGCGCCGCATCTCAGTAACGAGGAG TTCTTCGCCTCCCTAACAACCCTCCTAAGCACCACCTCCCAGAAAACCCGTGGCTCCGTCTACCTCACCCAAAAACCACtcctcaacaccaccacctccaccaacgGCGACGACCCCTCCCCCGTCTCGCGGCCTTCAATCCTAATCCGCGCAACAGACGGAAACACCAACGCGCCCAATCCGAAGAATCCCAAGAACAAGATCGAAAAGTCCAAGGCGAAGTCGAGCAAAGTCAAGATCTCGACTGTTGTGGCGCCggaggagctggaggggTTTTATGGACGGTATGCGGAGATTTGTAAGGCAGGAATGACGGGGTTGAAGAAAAGGGATCGGAAGAGGGGGAAGGCGAAGGGGAAGGGGGGTGCTGGGAAGGGTGCTAAGGCTTGA
- the SGD1 gene encoding MIF4G domain-containing protein (BUSCO:EOG09261I1G;~COG:T;~EggNog:ENOG410PFVN;~InterPro:IPR016024,IPR016021,IPR003890,IPR003891;~PFAM:PF02854,PF02847;~go_function: GO:0003723 - RNA binding [Evidence IEA];~go_function: GO:0005515 - protein binding [Evidence IEA]), with protein MKRPMKLTTALPRELRAELGIRDTYGEKKNRRNGPASRKERRREERSAGRKPQVQQRPAWEKNAMRYEEEDDEDEDENMLDEGDESDETPPAKSKSKATKPEQKQPKSILKKNKPVEQSDGSDDDEDNINLDEDEDEDEPAPRKVSKAVQDQLDEDDAEIAALEKRLGLKKGKKLPQSFQDDGLDDLLGDLGDGSEDEGKKRKREADEWLQSKRRKAQGLQQAEPEGDDDEDDSDLASDEEADLLDDDDDGEMDDDAAEGEDSEFDGFDEEEEKPAPKKKENPYVAPVPQESQPAKYIPPSLRAASNSEDESLIRLRRQAQGQLNKLSEANLISILAEFEKLYREYPRQNVTSTIISLLMGLICERSALQDTFMILHAGFIAALYKVMGMDFGAELVQKIVQTLDSQGDERGKFEGKEHLNLISLISQLYNFHVIGHALVFDYIRIYVQDITEDNTELLLKIIRNSGPQLRQDDPSSLKDIVLLIQPAIAKAGEQSLSVRTKFMIDTITDLKNNKVKTVGSSISTEHITKMRKILGSLNNTRVIRASEPINISREDIHNSAKKGKWWLVGASWREDPLETARKELSSLPGAQTTQTQVQEDEDESEAEPDLASIAKSHRMNTDVRRSIFVAIMSATDFQDAHVRLLKLRLKRAQEYEIPRVLTHCIMEEDAYNPYYTLIARRVCGDLGRRLKISFMYTLWNILRRMGEKGDFDDEDGMSDDEGDESTQLPLKSIVNIAKMYGSLIADNTLTLSILKTLNFAYLQSKAKTFVELLIISIIQQSQKSKRNKNTESKSKKEDDEGRDEKALMDIFMRVQDTPQIVKGLIYFIRKVVAKTDIVPEKELKVVKWGCRVALDALKVISSKDGVVG; from the exons ATGAAGCGTCCTATGAAGCTCACAACCGCCCTCCCGCGGGAATTGCGCGCGGAACTCGGGATAAGAGATACATACggggagaaaaagaacagGCGCAATGGACCTGCGTCACGAAAGGAGCGGcggagagaggagaggagtgCAGGGAGAAAGCCGCAGGTGCAGCAGAGGCCAGCTTGGGAGAAAAATGCGATGCGgtatgaggaggaagatgatgaggacgaggacgaaaATATGTTGGACGAAGGCGATGAATCCGACGAAACGCCGCCTGCGAAATCGAAGTCGAAAGCCACAAAGCCCGAGCAGAAGCAGCCCAAGTCGATTTTAAAAAAGAACAAGCCGGTCGAACAATCTGACGGGagcgacgacgatgaagataaTATCAACctggacgaggacgaggatgaagacgagCCTGCACCCCGCAAAGTCTCCAAAGCCGTTCAGGACCAGTTagacgaggacgatgccGAAATCGCTGCGTTGGAGAAGAGACTTGGgttgaagaaggggaagaaacTTCCGCAGTCTTTCCAGGATGACGGGTTGGATGATTTGCTGGGTGATTTGGGTGATGGGTCGGAGGATGAAGGCAAGAAGCGGAAACGGGAAGCTGATGAGTGGCTGCAAAGTAAGAGGAGGAAGGCTCAGGGTTTGCAGCAAGCTGAGCCggagggagatgatgacgaagatgataGTGATCTTGCGAGCGATGAGGAGGCTGATTTGCtggacgatgacgacgatgggGAAATGGACGATGATGCGGCGGAGGGCGAAGATAGCGAGTTCGACGGGttcgacgaggaagaagagaagccGGCTccgaagaaaaaagaaaatccaTATGTCGCCCCCGTCCCTCAAGAGAGTCAACCAGCGAAATACATTCCCCCTTCGCTTCGTGCTGCGTCCAATTCCGAGGATGAATCTCTTATACGTTTACGGCGACAGGCCCAAGGACAGCTGAACAAGCTGTCTGAAGCGAATCTGATCTCTATCCTGGCTGAGTTTGAGAAGCTCTACCGCGAGTATCCCAGACAGAACGTCACTTCGACAATCATTTCGCTATTAATGGGTCTCATTTGCGAGAGATCGGCACTGCAGGATACATTTATGATTCTGCATGCCGGTTTCATCGCTGCCCTGTACAAGGTCATGGGTATGGATTTTGGCGCCGAGTTGGTCCAGAAGATCGTACAGACTCTTGACTCACAAGGCGACGAGCGAGGCAAGTTCGAAGGAAAGGAACACCTGAACTTGATTTCGCTCATCTCGCAACTGTACAACTTCCATGTCATCGGACATGCTTTGGTCTTTGACTACATTCGCATCTATGTGCAGGATATCACGGAGGACAACACAGAACTTCTCCTCAAGATCATCAGAA ACTCCGGCCCCCAACTTCGACAAGACGACCCCTCCTCCTTAAAAGACATCGTCCTTCTAATCCAACCCGCCATCGCCAAAGCCGGCGAACAATCTCTCTCCGTCCGCACAAAATTCATGATAGACACGATCACCGACCTCAAAAACAACAAAGTAAAAACTGTCGGTTCAAGCATCTCCACCGAACACATCACGAAAATGCGCAAAATCCTAGGCTCCCTAAACAACACCCGCGTCATCCGTGCCTCAGAACCAATCAACATCTCCCGCGAGGACATCCACAACTCCGCGAAGAAGGGTAAATGGTGGCTCGTCGGTGCAAGCTGGCGCGAAGATCCCCTCGAAACAGCACGCAAGGAACTTTCCTCCCTTCCAGGCGCCCAAACCACCCAAACACAAGTACAagaggacgaagacgaaAGCGAAGCCGAACCCGACCTCGCCAGTATCGCCAAATCGCACCGCATGAACACGGACGTCCGCCGGTCAATCTTCGTCGCTATCATGTCCGCAACAGACTTCCAAGACGCGCACGTGCGCCTCTTAAAACTCCGCCTCAAGCGCGCGCAGGAATACGAAATCCCCCGCGTCCTAACACACTGCATCATGGAGGAAGACGCCTACAACCCCTACTACACGCTAATCGCACGGCGCGTATGCGGGGATCTCGGTCGCAGGCTGAAAATCTCATTCATGTACACACTGTGGAACATCCTGCGACGAATGGGCGAAAAAGGCGACttcgacgatgaggatggcATGTCTGATGATGAGGGAGACGAGAGCACTCAACTCCCGCTGAAATCAATCGTCAACATCGCAAAGATGTACGGCAGCCTTATCGCCGATAACACATTAACCCTGAGTATCCTCAAGACCCTCAACTTCGCATACCTTCAATCGAAAGCAAAGACCTTCGTCGAGCTCCTCATCATTTCCATAATCCAACAATCCCAGAAATCCAAAAGGAACAAGAACACCGAATCCAAGTCTAAGAAAGAAGACGACGAAGGACGCGACGAAAAAGCACTGATGGACATATTCATGCGCGTCCAGGATACGCCGCAGATTGTCAAGGGGCTTATTTACTTCATCCGCAAGGTTGTTGCGAAGACGGATATCGTGCCGGAGAAGGAGTTGAAGGTAGTCAAGTGGGGGTGTAGGGTTGCGTTGGATGCATTGAAGGTTATTTCGAGTAAGGATGGGGTTGTTGGCTAA
- a CDS encoding uncharacterized protein (COG:S;~EggNog:ENOG410PYXU), with product MTPSTPFRHPASRSNAGPQFASTPRFVFSQPQSSSTQHRGDEKELVDDISNDSPSTVRYADRDAARGDVIEDAENERDIGDSRRDILHEELDSTSIASVELDSEFEDLFEPPERTKKRRRISPAPEPDNTPSRDYGGIQNDTILTSSPGAGPDSRLWNEEPPVTPFPRCPRPTQQPQFQDGPMPTGTPKPTTPATAKPAFRHYPRFLLSQKPPPSTQTSPASAPVFASQPPSSTPRRKPAFVLPRSPSPSATQDTAPLPTPFSPSSRTLRRRGRARNDVPGYVPGGMAAEVRGWVLEMGTKREQLDGPVARSDMQAGVDVRKYFVTVRVVRMVKGVLRSSGAVASVEAELITKDTEGGEGGSRRILLMGSPRSRSRGSDLQEGSVIGIYRGLMWEIELDGGGVNDLVRGNLGVADLDDRRPSSSDDCERWLVVMAWDLL from the exons ATGACCCCTTCA ACTCCATTCCGCCATCCCGCATCGCGCTCCAACGCCGGCCCCCAATTCGCATCGACGCCTCGTTTTGTCTTCTCGCAGCCGCAGAGCAGTTCGACTCAACACCGGGGTGATGAGAAGGAACTGGTGGATGATATTTCGAATGACTCGCCCTCGACCGTTCGATATGCCGATAGGGATGCCGCGCGGGGAGATGTGATTGAGGATGCGGAGAATGAACGTGATATTGGTGACAGCCGGCGGGATATTCTACATGAAGAGCTCGATAGCACTTCAATTGCTTCCGTGGAGCTCGACTCTGAGTTTGAGGATCTATTCGAACCCCCAGAGCGcacgaagaagaggaggcgGATATCGCCAGCGCCAGAGCCGGACAACACACCGTCGCGTGATTATGGGGGGATACAAAATGATACTATCTTGacttcttctcctggtgCTGGTCCTGATTCGCGGTTGTGGAATGAGGAGCCGCCAGTTACACCTTTCCCGCGCTGTCCTAGGCCAACACAGCAACCTCAGTTCCAAGATGGACCTATGCCGACAGGAACACCCAAACCAACTACACCGGCCACAGCGAAACCAGCTTTCCGTCATTATCCTCGCTTCTTACTCTCCCAAAAGCCACCGCCAAGTACTCAGACGAGCCCTGCTTCAGCACCGGTATTCGCATCACAACCGCCATCCTCAACTCCACGCCGCAAACCAGCCTTCGTACTACCACGCTCACCCTCGCCCTCGGCTACTCAAGATACAGCACCTCTACCGACTCCGTTTTCGCCATCGTCGCGTACGCTCCGTCGACGGGGTCGCGCCCGAAATGATGTTCCAGGGTATGTACCTGGTGGTATGGCGGCTGAGGTTCGGGGTTGGGTGTTGGAGATGGGGACGAAGCGGGAGCAATTGGATGGTCCTGTGGCAAGATCTGATATGCAGGCGGGGGTCGATGTGAGGAAGTACTTTGTGACTGTGAGGGTTGTCAGGATGGTGAAGGGTGTTTTGAGGAGTTCGGGGGCGGTGGCTTCTGTTGAAGCTGAACTCATAACCAAGGATACtgagggaggggagggtgGGTCACGGAGAATTCTTCTTATGGGTTCGCCTCGTTCTCGATCTAGGGGATCTGACCTCCAAGAGGGTTCCGTTATAGGGATTTATCGAGGGTTGATGTGGGAAATCGAGCTGGACGGGGGCGGTGTAAACGATCTAGTGAGAGGTAATCTGGGTGTAGCTGATTTAGATGACCGCCGGCCTTCAAGTTCAGATGACTGCGAGCGATGGCTTGTAGTCATGGCGTGGGATCTGCTATAA
- a CDS encoding uncharacterized protein (COG:S;~EggNog:ENOG410PNMF;~InterPro:IPR036864,IPR007219,IPR001138;~PFAM:PF00172,PF04082;~TransMembrane:1 (o521-540i);~go_function: GO:0000981 - DNA-binding transcription factor activity, RNA polymerase II-specific [Evidence IEA];~go_function: GO:0003677 - DNA binding [Evidence IEA];~go_function: GO:0008270 - zinc ion binding [Evidence IEA];~go_process: GO:0006351 - transcription, DNA-templated [Evidence IEA];~go_process: GO:0006355 - regulation of transcription, DNA-templated [Evidence IEA]), whose product MSSRPYRSKRQRPCDQCRERKLGCQTDAGLPCARCRSADLRCTFAKPPPKRPRRQLREGDEIGFTDSVDSRSQSQVHPSIEGGSTPSHPPSHQHQHQHQQHQEEYPYPQPPVAAHSSAATTPANQILSSSWPQQLISSGRAPTQFVQSLDQLEGFSAQLFGASAESDPWLLRHCSFDDAGVKCFYKVHFRNAGGVPVPLRIPVHFMIAADDLAADSKTETRVAAPGMNSREELNSLVPDEYGVRLVGLFVKYIWPALPLVSRYQLGLTPSCTVPTAEILDKIPAHLLAAIYATALPFAGQDDYLCVLHTYNNAPVDRLWRIVYELIAEEIHTPHLSVLQAGLLYLHKPLDEGRSATADTPFVWSWVGSMVGLACSLGLHIECRMWGIPAWEKRLRRRLWWAVYAEDKWRSLLMGRPPYIRREEWDVSELDGGDFFLQVQGAQGCTSISDVDVPFRYLVDLAQIAETIHESFYTLRAAQYLSENFAASHDTGLPLLEKLNIWYASLPETFRLPNWSKSVSGLAPYPASIHFAYLILVVYVYRAMLRPMARSSSPPLIFDVDEMPSTTTLPIEETSILDFADVPEIESFPAVDVDLSEVHGTGETTLNAAERCASIVISFTRRLTSSDFTGFWYSWSRIGFATVSNFTMLLLVQAPNAERAVKGKHLVDSWLRVLRTQSPSFPLMKLGLTRLDAMHWVGLGQTFVLPQHVQDIILGSGSL is encoded by the exons ATGTCATCCAGACCCTACCGCTCCAAACGTCAACGTCCCTGCGACCAATGCCGCGAACGTAAACTCGGCTGCCAAACTGATGCCGGCCTGCCATGTGCTCGCTGTCGCTCCGCCGATTTGCGTTGCACCTTTGCCAAACCGCCCCCCAAACGGCCTCGGCGGCAACTCCGCGAAGGCGACGAGATTGGATTTACGGACTCAGTTGATTCGCGCTCGCAGTCTCAGGTACATCCCAGTATCGAGGGGGGGTCTACCCCTTCACatcctccttctcatcagcaccagcaccagcaccagcagcaccagGAAGAGTATCCGTATCCGCAGCCGCCTGTAGCGGCGCATAGTAGTGCTGCGACCACGCCGGCAAACCAGATTCTGTCGTCGTCTTGGCCTCAGCAGCTGATCTCTTCTGGTCGGGCACCGACGCAGTTTGTGCAGAGTCTTGATCAACTCGAGGGCTTCTCGGCGCAGTTGTTCGGGGCATCGGCCGAGTCAGATCCGTGGCTGTTGAGACATTGCTCGTTTGACGATGCGGGTGTCAAATGTTTCTACAAGGTGCATTTTCGCAATGCAGGCGGTGTCCCCGTGCCGCTCCGGATCCCGGTGCATTTCATGATTGCAGCGGATGATCTGGCTGCCGATTCCAAGACTGAGACGCGTGTCGCTGCGCCTGGCATGAATTCACGAGAGGAGCTgaattcgctggtgccggaTGAGTATGGGGTGCGATTGGTTGGCTT GTTTGTCAAGTACATCTGGCCTGCATTACCGCTGGTTTCTCGCTACCAGCTTGGCTTGACTCCATCATGCACCGTGCCGACTGCAGAGATTTTGGATAAAATTCCCGCGCATCTACTGGCTGCCATCTACGCCACCGCTTTGCCATTCGCCGGACAGGACGACTACCTGTGCGTGCTGCACACGTACAATAATGCCCCCGTCGATCGTCTCTGGCGCATAGTATACGAGCTCATCGCCGAGGAGATCCACACTCCTCATCTATCCGTCCTGCAGGCTGGTCTGCTGTACCTCCACAAGCCGCTGGACGAGGGCCGGTCCGCGACGGCTGATACCCCTTTCGTATGGTCATGGGTGGGCAGCATGGTTGGACTGGCGTGCTCGCTGGGTTTACATATCGAGTGTCGCATGTGGGGGATTCCGGCGTGGGAGAAGAGACTGCGTCGACGGCTTTGGTGGGCGGTCTATGCGGAAGATAAATGGCGCAGTCTGCTGATGGGCCGGCCGCCGTATATCCGGCGAGAGGAGTGGGATGTGAGTGAATTGGATGGAGGGGATTTCTTCCTGCAGGTGCAGGGTGCGCAGGGGTGCACGAGTATCAGCGATGTGGATGTACCGTTTCGGTATCTGGTCGACTTGGCGCAGATTGCTGAGACGATTCACGAGTCATTCTA CACACTACGAGCAGCACAATACCTATCCGAAAACTTCGCAGCCTCACACGACACCGGCCTCCCCCTCCTGGAAAAACTAAACATCTGGTACGCCTCGCTCCCAGAGACCTTCCGCCTGCCCAACTGGAGCAAGTCCGTCAGCGGGCTAGCCCCATATCCGGCGTCGATCCATTTCGCCTATCTGATCCTGGTCGTATACGTTTACCGAGCGATGCTACGGCCCATGGCTCGGTCATCCAGTCCGCCGCTGATCTTCGACGTCGACGAAATGCCCTCCACTACGACCTTGCCCATTGAGGAGACTTCTATTCTGGACTTTGCCGACGTGCCCGAGATTGAATCCTTTCCGGCGGTCGATGTCGATCTCTCAGAAGTGCATGGAACGGGCGAGACGACGCTGAATGCCGCCGAGAGATGTGCGTCGATTGTGATTAGTTTTACGAGACGGCTGACGTCAAGTGACTTTACCGGGTTTTGGTATTCTT GGTCCCGAATCGGCTTTGCCACTGTCTCCAACTTCACCATGCTCCTCCTCGTGCAAGCGCCGAATGCCGAGCGCGCCGTCAAAGGCAAGCATCTAGTGGATTCATGGCTGCGAGTGCTTCGAACCCAAAGCCCGAGTTTTCCCCTGATGAAGCTGGGACTAACGCGATTGGACGCGATGCACTGGGTGGGCCTCGGCCAGACATTTGTTTTGCCGCAGCATGTGCAGGATATCATTTTGGGTTCGGGGAGCCTGTAA